From a region of the Dehalococcoidales bacterium genome:
- a CDS encoding heavy metal translocating P-type ATPase, producing the protein MAEKTVLKITGMHCAACVGRTEKSILSVPGVTKAFVNLATEKATIFHSPEVNPETLIQAVKNAGFEALPDTAVEIPAENNNLAKTKFVFAAVMAAIIMVIHFFFDFSYSEYLLWLLATPVQFWAGSGFYSGTWSALKNKSADMNTLIALGTSVAYFFSVAVLLLPGVFSAAGITTTVYFDTSSMIIALVLMGKFLESRAKRQASQAIRKLMDLSPKFATVIREGVEKQIPLSEVVIDDIVMVRPGEKIPVDGIILKGSSSVDESMLTGESLPVEKSAGDEVIGASINKAGSFTFRASRVGSDTVLGQIIKLVDEAQGSRAPVQRLADVVSGFFVPTVVTIAVFTFILWYFLGPEPSLIYAFLNAIAVLVIACPCALGLATPTAIMVGTGVGAENGILIRNAAGLEMCSKIDTVVLDKTGTLTSGVPQVTDVVPFNGFSEEEILTIAASTEQYSEHPLAQALVSYTRGRNIVITEAENFIAISGLGVQAVH; encoded by the coding sequence ATGGCTGAAAAAACAGTATTAAAAATCACCGGTATGCATTGCGCGGCATGTGTTGGGCGAACAGAAAAGTCAATTCTTTCTGTCCCCGGGGTAACTAAGGCTTTTGTAAATCTGGCAACAGAAAAAGCTACCATTTTCCACAGCCCGGAAGTAAATCCGGAAACACTGATTCAAGCTGTCAAAAACGCCGGATTCGAAGCTTTGCCGGATACTGCCGTCGAAATCCCCGCTGAGAATAACAATCTGGCTAAAACCAAATTTGTATTTGCGGCCGTTATGGCGGCAATCATCATGGTAATCCATTTCTTTTTCGATTTTTCGTATTCAGAGTACCTCTTGTGGTTACTGGCAACCCCGGTACAATTTTGGGCCGGGTCCGGTTTTTATTCCGGTACATGGAGTGCACTCAAAAACAAATCTGCCGATATGAACACCTTGATTGCGCTGGGCACTTCTGTAGCCTATTTCTTCAGCGTCGCTGTTCTCCTTCTGCCGGGAGTATTTTCTGCGGCCGGCATCACGACCACGGTTTACTTTGATACCTCATCCATGATTATCGCGCTGGTGCTCATGGGTAAATTCCTGGAATCGCGGGCAAAAAGGCAGGCCTCTCAGGCCATAAGAAAGCTGATGGATCTCAGCCCCAAATTCGCAACGGTCATTCGAGAGGGTGTGGAGAAGCAGATTCCTCTCTCTGAAGTTGTTATCGATGACATCGTCATGGTCCGCCCGGGAGAAAAAATCCCCGTAGACGGCATAATTTTAAAAGGTTCTTCTTCCGTTGATGAGTCGATGCTCACCGGTGAAAGTCTTCCTGTCGAAAAATCTGCCGGTGATGAAGTAATCGGGGCGTCCATCAACAAAGCAGGCAGTTTTACATTTAGAGCAAGCCGGGTTGGGAGTGATACCGTTCTTGGGCAGATAATCAAACTCGTCGATGAAGCGCAGGGTTCTCGCGCACCGGTCCAACGGCTGGCAGATGTCGTTTCCGGCTTTTTTGTGCCCACAGTTGTTACTATTGCGGTTTTTACTTTTATTCTGTGGTACTTCCTTGGGCCCGAACCTTCTTTGATATACGCATTCCTTAACGCCATTGCGGTTCTTGTTATCGCATGTCCTTGTGCGCTTGGCCTTGCCACACCTACCGCTATTATGGTTGGCACCGGAGTCGGTGCTGAAAACGGTATACTGATACGAAACGCCGCCGGTCTTGAGATGTGCTCAAAAATTGATACGGTGGTGCTGGATAAAACCGGCACTTTAACATCCGGCGTTCCTCAGGTTACCGATGTAGTACCGTTTAACGGATTTTCAGAAGAAGAAATCCTTACGATTGCGGCAAGTACCGAGCAATATTCCGAACACCCTCTTGCTCAGGCACTGGTAAGCTACACCCGGGGCCGGAATATTGTTATAACCGAAGCTGAAAACTTTATAGCTATTTCAGGCCTGGGTGTACAGGCAGTGCAC